From bacterium, a single genomic window includes:
- a CDS encoding metalloregulator ArsR/SmtB family transcription factor: MSIKKARQILKSFADDTRLRIINLLNKKELSVAELCEILNKNQSNLSKHLARLRLTGIAGDRREGFNVYYCLLKPKEKAHKELLNAITIGLAELETFKQDLERLKELKKKRTKIKSTTKGGDKK; this comes from the coding sequence ATGAGCATCAAAAAAGCACGGCAAATATTAAAGTCTTTTGCTGACGATACGCGTCTGAGAATCATAAATCTGCTGAACAAGAAAGAATTAAGCGTAGCTGAACTCTGTGAAATTCTTAATAAAAATCAGTCAAATCTTTCCAAACATCTCGCGCGATTGCGATTAACCGGCATAGCTGGGGATAGGAGAGAGGGATTTAATGTCTATTATTGTTTATTGAAACCAAAGGAAAAAGCTCATAAGGAATTGCTTAATGCTATTACGATAGGTCTTGCTGAACTGGAGACTTTTAAACAAGATTTAGAAAGGTTAAAGGAGCTAAAGAAGAAACGGACGAAAATAAAATCAACCACCAAAGGAGGTGATAAGAAATGA
- a CDS encoding TetR/AcrR family transcriptional regulator: MKDTKDKELSPKMVHLVEKAKELFFRYGIKRVSIEEICRESEVSKMTFYRYFPSKTAIAKHVLESIYGEGRERINSILAMDVPFEERLKKVLVTKMEYTDEYSREFIKDLMTGSEPELKKYIEQETKNFLDELRKIFLDAQKNGEIRSDIKVDFVIYMMNVMKEVFKDENLQKLYPDFASLMKDAFNFFYYGVLKK; this comes from the coding sequence ATGAAGGACACAAAAGATAAAGAATTGAGTCCTAAAATGGTCCATTTGGTGGAAAAGGCGAAAGAGTTATTTTTCCGTTATGGTATTAAGCGGGTGAGTATTGAAGAGATATGCCGGGAATCCGAGGTAAGCAAAATGACTTTTTATAGATATTTCCCTAGTAAGACTGCCATAGCAAAGCATGTGTTAGAAAGCATATATGGTGAAGGAAGAGAGCGTATAAATAGTATTCTGGCAATGGATGTGCCTTTTGAAGAAAGACTGAAGAAAGTGCTGGTGACCAAAATGGAGTACACTGATGAGTACAGCAGGGAATTCATAAAAGACCTTATGACGGGCAGTGAGCCGGAATTGAAGAAATATATTGAACAAGAGACTAAAAACTTTCTTGATGAGCTCAGGAAAATATTTCTCGATGCCCAGAAAAATGGAGAAATCCGTTCCGATATCAAAGTTGACTTCGTTATTTATATGATGAATGTAATGAAAGAGGTTTTTAAGGACGAGAATCTGCAAAAGCTGTATCCGGATTTTGCTTCATTAATGAAAGATGCATTCAATTTCTTCTATTACGGAGTTTTGAAGAAATAA
- a CDS encoding ABC transporter ATP-binding protein produces the protein MNLVKIENLVKRYPMGKSQFTALRDINLQFEKGEFCGIIGPSGSGKTTLLNIIGSLDIPSEGSATVLGKKIEVLSHKEAARLRCRHMGFIFQTYNLLPVYTVFENVEFPLLIMGMSEKERKKKVLDALEWLGMTDKVDSRPAQLSGGESQRVAVARAIVKQPELVLADEPTANLDAENSYNILERMVKLNKELKTTFIFATHDEKVIGYLKRKIYLVDGQVAKDEVIH, from the coding sequence ATGAATCTGGTAAAAATTGAGAATCTGGTAAAGCGTTATCCTATGGGAAAGAGTCAATTTACCGCGCTAAGAGATATTAATCTTCAATTTGAAAAAGGAGAATTCTGCGGTATTATTGGTCCCAGTGGTTCGGGGAAAACAACTCTCCTGAATATTATCGGTTCGCTCGATATCCCATCTGAGGGAAGTGCTACTGTATTGGGTAAAAAGATAGAGGTGCTGTCTCATAAGGAAGCTGCCCGGCTGCGATGCAGGCATATGGGGTTTATTTTTCAGACGTATAATTTGTTGCCGGTATATACAGTCTTTGAAAATGTTGAGTTTCCCCTGCTTATTATGGGGATGTCTGAAAAAGAAAGAAAGAAGAAAGTGCTGGATGCACTGGAATGGCTGGGCATGACCGATAAGGTTGACTCCCGACCGGCGCAGCTTTCCGGAGGAGAGTCGCAGCGCGTAGCAGTTGCCCGCGCTATTGTGAAACAGCCGGAGCTGGTTCTTGCTGATGAACCTACGGCTAATCTGGATGCTGAAAATTCGTACAACATATTAGAAAGAATGGTTAAATTGAATAAGGAATTGAAGACCACTTTTATTTTTGCCACGCACGATGAGAAGGTAATCGGCTATTTGAAAAGAAAAATCTATTTAGTCGATGGCCAGGTTGCCAAAGATGAAGTTATACATTAA
- a CDS encoding FtsX-like permease family protein produces the protein MLALKLAYRNIKGAGLRTWLNVAVLSLAYVLIIWHQGIFTGMLKHGSQAVIEDEIAGGQYWHKNYDPFDPLSYDESHGPIPAELTGLIEDKKATPILIRQAAIYPEGRVQTVLLKGIEPGQTILGIPSAGLEKEEDALPVLIGRRMARSTSLDIGDYLTIRWRDVKGTFDAVEGKIVEIMNTQVPTMDKRQLWVPLKELQKMVTLKDEATIIVVGQNVQGQRDISDWKFKDQRFLLTDINQVVRSKRISAGILYAILLFLAMLAIFDTQVLSIFKRRKEIGTLIALGMTRLQVIALFTLEGAMHGILAIGIGAIYGIPWIIFYSKTGMKIPQATEEYGFALAGRLYPSYSVGLVLGTVFIVMVTVTIVSFLPTRKISKMKPTEALKGKIS, from the coding sequence ATGTTAGCGTTAAAATTAGCATATCGGAATATCAAGGGAGCCGGTCTTAGAACCTGGCTTAACGTGGCAGTACTTTCCCTTGCTTATGTTCTTATTATCTGGCATCAGGGTATTTTTACGGGAATGCTAAAACATGGCTCCCAGGCAGTGATTGAAGATGAGATTGCCGGCGGTCAATACTGGCACAAGAACTATGACCCCTTTGACCCTCTTTCTTATGATGAGAGCCACGGCCCGATACCGGCAGAGCTTACCGGTTTGATAGAAGATAAAAAAGCCACGCCGATATTAATCAGGCAGGCAGCAATCTATCCTGAAGGAAGGGTTCAAACAGTGCTACTGAAGGGGATTGAGCCGGGACAGACAATTCTGGGAATACCCTCAGCGGGCCTGGAGAAAGAAGAAGACGCATTACCGGTCCTAATTGGAAGACGCATGGCAAGAAGCACTTCTCTTGATATAGGTGACTATTTAACGATTCGCTGGAGAGATGTCAAGGGAACTTTTGATGCTGTGGAAGGCAAGATAGTTGAAATTATGAATACACAAGTACCGACTATGGATAAAAGGCAGTTATGGGTTCCCCTTAAAGAGTTGCAGAAAATGGTCACCCTGAAAGATGAAGCAACCATAATTGTGGTAGGTCAAAATGTTCAAGGCCAACGAGATATATCTGATTGGAAATTCAAGGACCAAAGATTTCTCCTGACTGATATTAATCAGGTGGTAAGGTCAAAAAGAATTAGCGCAGGTATCTTGTATGCTATATTGCTCTTTTTAGCAATGCTGGCAATCTTTGATACGCAGGTTCTATCTATTTTCAAGCGCAGAAAAGAGATAGGCACTCTCATTGCCCTGGGAATGACCCGACTTCAAGTGATAGCTCTATTTACTCTTGAGGGAGCGATGCATGGAATTCTTGCCATTGGTATAGGAGCAATTTATGGAATCCCCTGGATAATCTTTTATAGTAAAACAGGGATGAAGATACCTCAAGCTACAGAAGAGTATGGCTTTGCCCTGGCAGGGAGGTTGTATCCATCATATTCTGTGGGCCTTGTTTTAGGTACTGTATTTATTGTTATGGTAACCGTAACAATCGTAAGTTTCTTGCCCACGAGAAAAATTTCAAAGATGAAGCCAACAGAGGCTTTGAAAGGGAAAATATCATGA
- a CDS encoding FtsX-like permease family protein encodes MIRFLIKGLLRDRSRSLFPVLMVSAGAFLTVFLYSFMKGTMDDLVNSNAKFDTGHVKIMTRAYEEMADQMPNDLALLGVNSLLERLRSSEKNMVWTPRTRFGGLLDIPDERGETRAQGPVMGLGVDLLSPESQEKDILNLKSALVLGRLPQKRNEILISEEFAEKLGVEIGEVATLISSTMNGAMAIYNFKVSGTVRFGITAMDRGAIIADIKDVQSALDMEDGASEIVGYSENMLYDDDTMLALTQRFNDKFLRDDDDFSPLMLSLSQHSGLGEYLDLVDVFGGIIVLIFVVVMSIVLWNSGLINGLRRYGEIGVRLAMGEPKGSLYRWMIYESIIIGFIGSSLGTVLGLAISYYLQYTGIDFAAVMQKSTMLISNVMRARVTGWSYVIGFAPGLVASVVGTMFAGIGIYRRQTAQLFKELEV; translated from the coding sequence ATGATTAGATTCTTAATAAAGGGTTTATTGAGAGACCGTTCCCGGAGCCTGTTTCCTGTTTTGATGGTGAGTGCAGGTGCTTTTTTGACTGTATTTCTTTATAGCTTTATGAAAGGCACAATGGATGATTTGGTTAATTCCAATGCTAAATTTGATACAGGTCATGTAAAAATTATGACCCGGGCTTATGAAGAAATGGCTGACCAGATGCCTAATGATCTGGCTCTTTTAGGGGTTAATAGTCTACTTGAACGATTACGAAGTAGTGAAAAAAATATGGTATGGACACCGCGGACCCGTTTCGGAGGGTTGCTGGATATTCCTGATGAGAGGGGCGAGACGCGGGCGCAGGGTCCGGTAATGGGATTGGGAGTAGATTTGCTCAGCCCGGAATCTCAGGAAAAAGATATATTGAATCTAAAGAGTGCCCTGGTGCTGGGAAGACTGCCCCAAAAGAGAAATGAAATATTAATCAGTGAAGAATTTGCTGAAAAATTGGGCGTTGAAATAGGTGAGGTGGCTACTTTAATTAGTTCCACTATGAACGGCGCTATGGCTATATATAATTTCAAAGTTTCCGGGACTGTGCGTTTTGGTATAACAGCAATGGATAGGGGCGCTATTATCGCTGATATTAAAGATGTTCAGTCTGCTCTGGATATGGAGGATGGCGCAAGCGAGATTGTGGGTTATTCTGAAAATATGCTCTACGATGATGATACTATGTTGGCATTAACGCAGAGATTCAATGATAAATTTTTAAGAGATGACGATGATTTTTCTCCTCTAATGCTAAGTTTGAGCCAGCATAGTGGGCTCGGAGAATATCTCGATTTGGTTGATGTTTTTGGAGGGATAATAGTTCTCATTTTCGTAGTGGTGATGTCTATTGTTCTCTGGAATTCCGGTTTGATAAATGGTCTTCGTCGTTACGGTGAGATAGGTGTTCGCCTGGCTATGGGAGAACCTAAAGGGAGTCTCTACCGCTGGATGATTTATGAATCAATCATCATCGGTTTTATCGGTTCTAGCCTGGGAACAGTGCTCGGTTTAGCGATTTCCTATTACCTGCAATATACAGGAATCGATTTTGCAGCTGTGATGCAAAAATCTACTATGCTTATATCTAATGTTATGCGGGCGCGGGTAACAGGATGGAGTTATGTTATTGGATTCGCGCCCGGTCTTGTTGCCTCGGTGGTGGGCACGATGTTTGCGGGAATTGGAATTTACAGGAGACAGACTGCACAATTATTTAAGGAGTTAGAAGTATGA
- a CDS encoding outer membrane lipoprotein-sorting protein — protein sequence MRKLILIILLINCTLLYGQEPSGKAILERVDDNYTAENRRATSTMVIKGRRATRTLQAESWIQGVDRAFTEYLSPARERGTKMLKIGDELWIYSPATDRTIKIAGHMLKRSVMGSDLSYEDYMEDPRLSNMYNAELTGDENIDGRDCHILELSAKKEGIAYYRRKMWVDKERYLPLKEELFAKSGKLLKRFVIKEVFKVGKRWYPKRMVFKDVLKKGEGTEFIIDSVEFDVEIPEYIFSKASLRK from the coding sequence ATGAGAAAATTGATTCTTATTATCTTGCTAATAAATTGTACTCTCCTTTATGGACAGGAGCCATCGGGAAAAGCTATTCTGGAAAGAGTGGACGATAATTATACCGCAGAAAACCGCAGGGCTACCTCTACGATGGTGATAAAAGGTCGCCGGGCAACCCGCACGTTGCAGGCTGAATCCTGGATACAGGGTGTGGACAGAGCTTTTACCGAGTACCTTTCGCCTGCCCGGGAGAGAGGGACAAAAATGCTCAAGATTGGTGACGAATTATGGATTTACTCGCCTGCAACAGACCGCACGATTAAAATAGCCGGCCACATGTTGAAGCGTTCTGTGATGGGTTCTGACTTATCATATGAGGATTATATGGAAGATCCAAGACTGAGTAATATGTATAATGCGGAATTAACCGGGGATGAGAATATAGATGGCCGCGATTGCCATATTCTTGAACTTTCGGCAAAGAAGGAAGGTATAGCTTACTACCGGCGAAAAATGTGGGTGGATAAGGAGCGGTATCTTCCCCTGAAGGAAGAGCTTTTTGCCAAGAGCGGCAAACTTTTGAAAAGATTTGTTATCAAGGAAGTGTTTAAGGTGGGAAAGCGGTGGTATCCCAAGAGAATGGTCTTTAAAGACGTATTAAAGAAAGGAGAAGGAACAGAATTCATCATCGATTCCGTTGAGTTCGATGTGGAGATACCCGAATACATTTTCTCCAAAGCCTCCCTGCGTAAATGA